Proteins encoded within one genomic window of Manis pentadactyla isolate mManPen7 chromosome 4, mManPen7.hap1, whole genome shotgun sequence:
- the RPS8 gene encoding 40S ribosomal protein S8 produces the protein MSLIKLAQPRTPCDPSSTTGLQSPQATVRHGAGAGTQRRAMGELSASGPGEEGERHPVPSCFPAKLGEWVPRPPATSSPEEGGAQVFGRRGQRRRRKGLRAASGTNMAAAEKGPGWAARLNFPPPALTGISRDNWHKRRKTGGKRKPYHKKRKYELGRPAANTKIGPRRIHTVRVRGGNKKYRALRLDVGNFSWGSECCTRKTRIIDVVYNASNNELVRTKTLVKNCIVLVDSTPYRQWYESHYALPLGRKKGAKLTPEEEEILNKKRSKKIQKKYDERKKNAKISSLLEEQFQQGKLLACIASRPGQCGRADGYVLEGKELEFYLRKIKARKGK, from the exons ATGTCGCTCAT AAAACTCGCCCAGCCACGGACCCCGTGCGACCCCTCCTCCACCACCGGGCTTCAGAGCCCACAGGCCACCGTCCGCCACGGCGCGGGCGCGGGAAC CCAGCGCCGGGCAATGGGTGAGTTGTCTGCGTCAGGGCCGGGAGAGGAGGGTGAGCGCCATCCGGTGCCATCCTGCTTCCCCGCCAAGTTAGGAGAGTGGGTGCCCCGACCCCCGGCTACGAGCAGCCCTGAGGAGGGTGGTGCTCAGGTTTTTGGCCGCCGAGGCCAGCGCCGGCGGCGGAAAGGGCTCCGGGCTGCCAGCGGCACCAACATGGCTGCCGCGGAAAAGGGTCCAGGCTGGGCCGCACGT CTCAACTTTCCACCCCCCGCTCTCACAGGCATCTCTCGGGACAACTGGCACAAGCGCCGCAAGACCGGGGGCAAGAGAAAGCCCTACCACAAGAAGAGGAAGTATGAGCTGGGACGCCCTGCTGCCAACACTAAG ATTGGCCCCCGCCGCATACACACTGTCCGTGTGCGGGGAGGCAACAAGAAGTACCGTGCCTTGAGGCTGGATGTGGGAAACTTCTCCTGGGGCTCCGAGT GTTGTACACGCAAAACAAGGATCATTGATGTTGTCTACAACGCATCCAACAATGAACTGGTCCGCACCAAGACCTTGGTGAAGAACTGCATCGTGCTTGTTGACAGCACACCATACCGACAGTGGTACGAGTCCCACTATGCACTGCCCCTGGGCCGCAAGAAGGGTGCCAAACTG ACTCCTGAGGAGGAAGAGATTTTAAACAAGAAGAGATCAAAGAAAATTCAGAAGAAATAcgatgaaaggaaaaagaatgccAAAATCAGCAGTCTTCTGGAGGAGCAGTTCCAGCAGGGCAAGCTGCTTG CATGCATTGCTTCAAGACCAGGCCAGTGTGGCCGAGCAGATGGCTACGTGCTTGAGGGCAAGGAGCTGGAGTTCTATCTGAGGAAAATCAAGGCCCGAAAAGGCAAATAA